In Anaeromyxobacter sp., the following proteins share a genomic window:
- a CDS encoding sensor histidine kinase encodes MPAGPTYQDDVSGQPVGGLLVSKGEVSPRQRTREVAERFFADPQLEALALTEDGRPVGLITRPRLLLTLARGFGYELYARKPIGRIADPAPLVVAEGTDVVAAVDLALARPPGTVYDEVVVVDPAGRYRGLLPVRQLVLHQGYALARSALQREAALARSSDLEKLDRLRSQFLAHATHELRSPVNVVVGVAELVRRHAEKGAWHQVAERLPLLQRSAATLRATVNNILDLSKLEAGRAEVSLARVELRPILEDVADMARLLAGEKPVPVVLELDEAPDVVVSDGQKLRQILTNLASNAVKFTERGRVVIGAAAQPGGLRLWVTDTGVGIRREDLDRLFTPFGQLADALVKQHEGTGLGLVITRSMAHLLGGRIEVASRRGAGSTFTVHLPCPEEGPP; translated from the coding sequence ATGCCTGCCGGCCCAACCTACCAGGACGACGTCAGCGGCCAGCCCGTGGGCGGGCTGCTGGTCTCGAAGGGCGAGGTCTCGCCGCGCCAGCGGACCCGGGAGGTGGCCGAGCGCTTCTTCGCCGACCCGCAGCTCGAGGCGCTGGCGCTCACCGAGGACGGCCGGCCGGTGGGGCTCATCACCCGGCCCCGGCTCTTGCTCACGCTGGCCCGCGGGTTCGGGTACGAGCTCTACGCCCGCAAGCCCATCGGCCGCATCGCCGACCCGGCCCCGCTCGTCGTGGCGGAGGGCACCGACGTGGTGGCGGCGGTGGACCTGGCCCTGGCCCGGCCGCCCGGGACGGTCTACGACGAGGTGGTGGTGGTGGACCCGGCCGGCCGCTACCGCGGCCTGCTGCCGGTGCGCCAGCTGGTGCTGCACCAGGGGTACGCCCTGGCCCGCAGCGCCCTGCAGCGCGAGGCGGCGCTGGCCCGCTCCTCGGACCTGGAGAAGCTCGATCGGCTGCGGTCCCAGTTCCTGGCCCACGCCACCCACGAGCTGCGCTCGCCGGTGAACGTGGTGGTGGGCGTGGCCGAGCTGGTGCGGCGCCACGCCGAGAAGGGGGCCTGGCACCAGGTGGCGGAGCGCCTGCCCCTGCTGCAGCGGTCCGCCGCCACGCTGCGCGCCACGGTCAACAACATCCTCGACCTCTCCAAGCTGGAGGCCGGCCGGGCCGAGGTGTCGCTGGCCCGCGTCGAGCTCAGACCCATCCTGGAGGACGTGGCCGACATGGCCCGCCTGCTGGCCGGCGAGAAGCCGGTGCCGGTGGTGCTGGAGCTCGACGAGGCGCCCGACGTGGTGGTCAGCGACGGCCAGAAGCTGCGCCAGATCCTCACCAACCTGGCCTCCAACGCCGTCAAGTTCACCGAGCGGGGGCGCGTCGTCATCGGCGCGGCCGCCCAGCCGGGCGGCCTCCGGCTCTGGGTCACCGACACCGGCGTGGGGATCCGCCGGGAGGACCTGGACCGCCTCTTCACGCCCTTCGGGCAGCTCGCCGACGCCCTGGTGAAGCAGCACGAGGGCACCGGCCTCGGCCTGGTCATCACCCGCTCCATGGCCCACCTGCTCGGCGGGCGCATCGAGGTGGCCAGCCGGCGCGGCGCCGGCTCCACCTTCACCGTCCACCTGCCCTGCCCCGAGGAGGGGCCACCATGA
- a CDS encoding response regulator — MTTARVLLVDDDRSHLLTTKELLEDEGYQVTVQLGPFGATERIMTTRPDLVLLDVNMPALSGEALLPLLKARQQTRDVPVVLHSSNDEDALRRSASRLGAAGYACKGDVRGLLRVMEQVLAARPAPAPAAAPGAGDHPAASPRPLIVTPSAQARRLGGGGPWTTRPARAADTAAPHSLHATAAVSAGRLPHRVGVHFRTGGHLP, encoded by the coding sequence ATGACCACCGCCCGCGTGCTGCTCGTCGACGACGACCGCTCCCACCTCCTCACCACCAAGGAGCTGCTCGAGGACGAGGGCTACCAGGTGACCGTCCAGCTCGGACCCTTCGGCGCCACCGAGCGGATCATGACGACCCGGCCGGACCTGGTGCTCCTGGACGTCAACATGCCGGCCCTCTCCGGCGAGGCGCTGCTGCCGCTGCTCAAGGCGCGCCAGCAGACCCGCGACGTGCCGGTGGTGCTGCACAGCTCCAACGACGAGGACGCGCTGCGCCGCTCGGCGTCGCGGCTCGGCGCGGCCGGGTACGCCTGCAAGGGCGACGTGCGCGGCCTGCTCAGGGTGATGGAGCAGGTGCTGGCGGCCCGCCCCGCCCCGGCCCCCGCCGCCGCCCCCGGCGCCGGCGACCACCCCGCAGCGTCGCCGCGACCCCTGATCGTCACGCCCTCGGCGCAGGCCCGCCGCCTGGGCGGCGGCGGTCCCTGGACGACACGCCCCGCCCGCGCCGCCGACACCGCGGCGCCCCACAGCCTTCACGCAACCGCTGCGGTGTCCGCCGGCCGCCTGCCGCATCGTGTGGGCGTCCACTTCAGGACCGGAGGTCACCTTCCATGA
- a CDS encoding DUF839 domain-containing protein — protein sequence MIRSPLTAALALAGIALSLAGCAGDTGAAGPAGANGPTGPAGATGPTGPVGPTGPVGPTGPVGPTGPVGPTGPAAATPPGPNLPSMVALAYTGAGDLPTHVKGLVADVAAGTRTAASAFVAATSTDDLRALAGVSPSVVISWLDPIAFGTTASTPRFGANNDYIAYFGDGWDAVAGTPPQWNGSGTAGWVFVNHEYISNGGPSLTAAPTGQHLQLARELARLGVLTNDVTKAFDAASLSTYTREYKRQLGGTWMRIVQDPATLAWQVDLTAANKRYDATSDTLFAVTGTVVGSGIGSLDDGTALPAGVIPGTASNCSGAQTPWGTVLSGEENPQDIVGDLEPVWNSSNQFVAAKGFDPGANVTFNYAADPASAFGQNPTATAVHPKDYLGYLTEIDPGVAAGEYSGKTTPGTGHRKLGAFGRARWENATFVTDADWKLPAGKQVVIYAGDDRRSGRIYKWVSAQPYTAGMTKAQARALLDTGSLYVAQFDGVDNLTGLKILPAGGGAAVTPTETTRGAGRWLLLSTTSTDVAPNAGAGTLPAGTTIGDALKSTTWNGLGGFPDDDAMRRALFTASNKIGVMELNRPEDLEWNPRDLSGTPRLYAALTKNGTRPALNQAGLLTASQPVRPDPYGSIWAIEEANASDPVASSTFTFWIPWAGTPGATLHDASCPDNLVIDGAGGVWFGTDGNYATNKTSDAVYYLDVDPAHRAGQPGVTSATYGLAFRVASVPSDAEATGPAFSSDMRTLFINVQHPGEDAFSAWPRGK from the coding sequence ATGATCCGCAGCCCGCTCACCGCGGCCCTGGCGCTCGCCGGGATCGCCCTCTCACTCGCCGGCTGCGCCGGCGACACCGGCGCCGCCGGCCCGGCAGGCGCCAACGGCCCCACCGGTCCTGCCGGCGCGACCGGCCCCACCGGTCCCGTCGGCCCGACCGGCCCGGTCGGTCCCACCGGCCCGGTCGGTCCCACCGGCCCGGTCGGCCCCACCGGCCCTGCGGCCGCCACGCCCCCCGGCCCCAACCTGCCCTCGATGGTCGCCCTGGCCTACACCGGCGCCGGTGACCTCCCCACCCACGTGAAGGGGCTGGTCGCCGACGTCGCCGCCGGCACCCGCACCGCCGCCTCGGCCTTCGTGGCGGCCACCTCCACCGACGACCTGCGCGCCCTGGCCGGCGTGTCGCCCAGCGTGGTGATCTCCTGGCTCGACCCCATCGCCTTCGGCACCACCGCCTCGACGCCCCGCTTCGGCGCCAACAACGACTACATCGCCTACTTCGGCGACGGCTGGGACGCGGTGGCGGGCACCCCGCCGCAGTGGAACGGCTCGGGCACCGCGGGCTGGGTCTTCGTGAACCACGAGTACATCTCCAACGGCGGCCCGAGCCTGACCGCCGCCCCCACCGGCCAGCACCTGCAGCTGGCCCGTGAGCTGGCCCGCCTCGGCGTCCTCACCAACGACGTGACCAAGGCCTTCGACGCGGCCTCGCTCTCGACCTACACCCGCGAGTACAAGCGGCAGCTCGGCGGCACCTGGATGCGCATCGTGCAGGACCCGGCCACGCTGGCGTGGCAGGTGGACCTGACCGCCGCCAACAAGCGCTACGACGCCACCAGCGACACGCTCTTCGCCGTCACCGGTACCGTGGTCGGCTCCGGCATCGGCAGCCTCGACGACGGCACGGCGCTGCCGGCCGGCGTCATCCCCGGCACCGCCTCCAACTGCTCGGGCGCCCAGACGCCCTGGGGCACCGTCCTCTCCGGCGAGGAGAACCCGCAGGACATCGTGGGCGACCTCGAGCCGGTCTGGAACTCCTCCAACCAGTTCGTGGCCGCCAAGGGCTTCGACCCGGGCGCCAACGTCACGTTCAACTACGCGGCCGATCCCGCCTCGGCCTTCGGCCAGAACCCCACCGCCACCGCCGTGCACCCCAAGGACTACCTCGGCTACCTGACCGAGATCGACCCGGGCGTGGCCGCCGGCGAGTACTCCGGCAAGACCACCCCGGGCACCGGCCACCGCAAGCTGGGCGCCTTCGGCCGTGCCCGCTGGGAGAACGCCACCTTCGTCACCGACGCCGACTGGAAGCTCCCCGCCGGCAAGCAGGTCGTCATCTACGCCGGCGACGACCGTCGCAGCGGCCGCATCTACAAGTGGGTCTCCGCCCAGCCCTACACGGCCGGCATGACCAAGGCCCAGGCCCGCGCGCTGCTCGACACGGGCTCGCTCTACGTGGCCCAGTTCGACGGCGTGGACAACCTCACCGGCCTCAAGATCCTGCCGGCCGGCGGCGGCGCCGCGGTGACCCCCACCGAGACCACCCGCGGCGCGGGGCGCTGGCTGCTCCTCTCCACCACCTCCACCGACGTGGCCCCCAACGCCGGCGCCGGCACCTTGCCCGCCGGCACCACCATCGGCGACGCGCTCAAGAGCACCACCTGGAACGGGCTGGGCGGGTTCCCGGACGACGACGCCATGCGCCGCGCCCTCTTCACCGCCTCCAACAAGATCGGCGTGATGGAGCTCAACCGGCCCGAGGACCTGGAGTGGAACCCCAGGGACCTCTCGGGCACCCCGCGCCTCTACGCGGCGCTCACCAAGAACGGCACCCGGCCGGCGCTGAACCAGGCCGGCCTGCTGACCGCCAGCCAGCCGGTCCGGCCGGATCCCTACGGCTCGATCTGGGCCATCGAGGAGGCCAACGCCTCGGATCCGGTGGCGTCGTCCACCTTCACGTTCTGGATCCCCTGGGCCGGCACCCCCGGCGCCACGCTGCACGATGCCTCCTGCCCCGACAACCTCGTCATCGACGGCGCGGGCGGGGTCTGGTTCGGCACCGACGGCAACTACGCCACCAACAAGACGTCCGACGCCGTCTACTACCTGGACGTCGATCCGGCGCACCGGGCCGGCCAGCCGGGCGTGACCAGCGCCACCTACGGCCTGGCCTTCCGCGTGGCGTCGGTGCCGAGCGACGCCGAGGCCACCGGGCCGGCCTTCTCCTCCGACATGCGCACGCTCTTCATCAACGTGCAGCACCCGGGCGAGGACGCCTTCAGCGCCTGGCCCCGCGGCAAGTAG